In Lolium rigidum isolate FL_2022 chromosome 7, APGP_CSIRO_Lrig_0.1, whole genome shotgun sequence, the DNA window ACGTCCAGTACAGTTCTAAGCATGGGCGTCGCTCAACCGAGCAGGAGTGCCAGCGCCACTTGTCGTCACCAGCGTAGCTATCCCGGGCATTGACGCCGACCTCGTTACACCGCGGCCATGGCTGCTccgtggcggtgatgatggcgcggaggctgAGGCCGAGGACTGGCGCTGGAGAAGAGCGTGTTGGGAGCTTCCGTGCGGGGTCGAGCTGCTACCGGGCAGCATGCCGATCGGAATATGGTGGGTCGGTGTGCCAGGCCTTGGaataccgccgccaccaccccgcaTTGGCCGAAGCTCGATCTTCATGTACGGCGGCAGCCTGGGTGGCGTGGCGTCATCAGAATGACCAtggtcgtcgtcgtcttcatcatcatagtCGAGGGAGCACACGGTGCTGGTCTCCGTGCGGATGGTGGAGTCGTCACCGCgtcgcttcttcctcctcttcctcgcggcCTTCCCCCACCCATGCATTGTTTCTCTGATCCTGTTTGGTATCAGGGCAGCTTTGTACTTTGATCCCATCTGTTGTGATACTAGCAAGTGTGTTAACCGTATTTTTCATTTCTTGGAAAAAAATAGCAAACATGAATGTGAAAATTTTGCATCCTCAAATGGATCTTGAGATCTTACGGATTCActgaaataaattaaaaaatgttcttgTGGCATGtcatgtaaacaaatgattacctGCGTGACAAGGGCATAAACAGGCAATGTACTGTAACTGCAGAGGAACTGTCCAGCAAACCTGAAATTATAGATTGTTGTGTTTTATTGCTACAATGAGTATGAGAAAATTAATGGAACGAGGAGAAATAAGTAGATTCTGGAAGCCGCTTACCCCAACACAAGGCGGCAGTAAACCAGTAGGTGGTTTTTGATGAAGCATGAATCATAACCAAATTGCCACTGCAGCAGAATGGTACAGCTATGTTAACGCCTCATACCACTTCACAAATTTATGTTAGTTTCTTGAATTTCCCAAAAATGTTGTTGTTAACGGTAGCCGAGACAGAAATGGTACCCAAAACCAGAAGAAAGAAGCCAGCTCAAATGCATTCTGCAAAATTAGTAGACCACAACATCCATAAGCTCAAGTTTGTGCTCAATTTTTCTATAATTTTAGCACATTAACCAGCAGTGCAAGTTTACCTGGAAGAGAACAAAATGAATCAGCCACAGGAGAAACTTTGGTTTCTTGAACCAAAAGAGATCGTCACGGGGCTTTATCCTTGGTCCATATGAAGTCAGCCTTGCACCCTCTGATGTTAAAGTCGCTATGACATGCTGCAGCTTTGCACCGACTAGAAGAACAAGCTATGGAGCATTTCAATCCAGTTGAGACCATTAAAATTTTCGGAAACATTACCTACATTGCCTTATGTACAAGAAGCAGGCTGTGACTTACAGCAACAGGGAGGATGGCTATCCAAAAGTACAGGTTAGATCCTGCAACAAATCACCAGGTCTGATGTTAGATAAAACAAGGAAACATAAATATATCACTATAGGGAGAAAAGTACTTCAAAGTTTACCGTCAATATTAAATAACATGAAAGCAACAACAAAGCCCCACAGTACTCCACTGCATCAAATGATCGAGTTAGTTAAAGAGATTTCTCCAGTGCAAGGAAGTAGAACACAGTTCATATACCTAAGCAGGCAAGCATGCAGAGAGACACTAACCTCACTCCAACAATCTTCTCAAACTCCTCTTCCATTGAGCGTATCATATAATTGTGGAAGTCGTATGTTGGTGGAAGATTGTGGTTCTACAATTATTATTAAGTCAAACAAAAGTGTGCAGCTAACAAATAGAAACTTCAAAGTAACTTGAATATATCTTTCTCATAATGAacaaattgtaacaaaacaaatcAAGGTAGGATCAGCATGTTAAGTAAGGTCCAACACCATATATGAGAATAAGCATATTCAAGGACAAGCAAAGGAGCATTCCTACCCAAAATGTCCCAGGATAACTATCTTACCATAATGAAACCCTTGCGGAGGATAAGGTAGTCAGCTCGGACAACAGATTGTCCAAATTGCGCGAGGAAGCAAAACTGTATGATGACACAATAAAAATCTTAAGTGGTGGTTGCAACAGTGAAGTAACAGTATATATCTGGGCTCTATACATGAAAGGAGAACTTTATGCCTCAGCTGATCAATAAGAACTATTTCCCTCAACATACCACCCACATCACCGCATTATTTTGACTCCAAAAACGGAACGAATATGATTTGGTAAGTGCTGGTGGTTGCCTTCTAGTTGCTGATACATAGGCAATCTCTGTTAAATGTAAATTGGAAGAGGATTGATCAGATGCAGTTTAACAGCAGCACGGTTAAATATATACAGCAGCACCAATAAGGCAATAACACAAGGCGATTTCTCCAATTAAAGAAGCAAGAAAAAGTATACTTTAATTGTGCACCAGAATGTTTTCCGTATCTAGAGTTTcgaaagcaaaaaaaaagtggAACAAATTGATGGCCGAATTATATTAGAGAAGACATTAAAATGAATGCAAAATTGAAAGGAACTGCTAAGGCATATTATCTCAGGACCTGTCATTTCAATACGAATGTCTAAGGAACTAATACTGATTTCATCATTCGCAATCGCTGCTCCTCGAGTTCTGCAGTGTTTCAGTGTTGTATATTCTACCCTTTCTTCTGAGATATGAAGGGGGTAAAGAGAAGTACACTTACGGGAAAAAGATTCGTGATTATCCCTAAATGCTTCATCTTCCCATTTTCTCCATGTATGGACCTACCGCCATCCAAAGATTAAGCACATATATTTAGTATTTCGTAATTCGAGATGCAGAAAGCAAGCGTCATTTGGCATTCCTCCCGACAAAACACAGACGAAGGTGGAACAGAGATAATAAACATGATAAAGAGCCAAAACCTTGAGTATAGCTAGCAACATCGTCAAGCAACTGTACGTCACATGGGTTACTGCCATGACAAATATGAAGCGATGCAGCTGCTCCAAACCTTCATGCGAAACAAACGACTCGTAGCCCTGCAAACCATGCAAGTTTCCGAAATTACTGAAAGGATTGTCAAACAGGTTTAGCAAGTCTGAACAAACTATAAGCAACTTCACGAACACACCTTAGGGCAAGTCTGAACATGATGGTACTGCGCTTTAAGGTTCCTCCTGAAAGAATGGTGCAGAATGGCATCGACTATGTGGTTGCGCTTGCGAATCAGGGCATGCTCGGCGCTCAATGACTCTTCGACCTCTTCTTTGGTGCATGGGGAGAACTTGCTGTTGTAGTACTTGGAATCGATGCAGATACCGGAGATGATCCTCGACGTCGCTGCCAGGAGCAGAGATATGAAGCCAAGCAACATCATTTCTACAGCAGAACAAAGGGAATAGTTAGCCCACATTTGGCACAAGTGCAAAAAAGATAGATTAGAACTGAAGAGTGGGGACAGACGAACGAGAGATGGATACCTTCTTTCATCTTCTCCATTGCTTTGTAGAGCGGGTTCCGGTGAGTGTTCTTCAACCACTGAACAAGTACAAGATCACCGTGAGTTCATCGAACAATTGGTAATGAGCAAATTTTTGATCTGATTCAATGTGTGTGCCAGCTGCGGCAGCTGTTATCTGAGTGCAGTATCTCATTGCAACGGTGCAGGGGACAACATGActatccaagaaaaaaaaaaaagcttgagCGGAACCATGTGGATTGTGCACAGCTTATTGCCCATTTCTGTGTGGAATTCAGCATGAATACAGTACAGCACCAGGAAAAGTAATACTAATGGGGAATTTCTTTCCTTTTCTAGTAGAAACAAAGCAGAGGACAAAATCGAGTAGAACAGGACAAAAAACGCAGCTTGAGCAGTTGCGGTATTCAGAGTTCAGACCAACTGTTGAAAGAAACAGACAAAAAAAACTGCAGAGGGGCAAAGTTGGAGTGGGGGTACCGACATTGCTGAGGCGGTGGATGGAGCGCTCGATGATGAGGGAGCTGGCGACGAGGAGCGTGAGCACGGTGGCGACCGACCAGGTGGGCGTGAGCGCCAGCGACCGCATCTCCCCCGTCGCTTCCGCGCCGGTACCCTCGGGCCCGGCCATCTTTCTCTCTCCCCGGCACGCGCGACTTAACGGAGAGAGAGACAGGCGGACCGCGGACGCCTCCTATTCTGCAAGAACCGCCAGGCACCGCCGCATTGCAGCAGCAGCGAGAGCTCAGCGGTCAAGGAGACGCCGCGGAAAGGAAGCTGCGGCGCGCGGGAGCTGGGATTCAAGAGGCGCGCGCGTTTTCCTTCCCTGGCCTGGAACAGGAGAATCAGGCACGACATTGCGTCGCCATTAGTTAGCGCCAGTCGGTGAGGAGCTCCGGGGACGAGAAGGGTAATAGGGATCTAGGAGGAAGGAGAAAACAATAGAAAAAGGAGTACCAGTATTTCGCTTtattttcttctctctctctatTCCCTGAGCTCGATCAGTGTACGCGGAACGCGGCGCCTATATTTAGGCTGGCTGTTGCTCCTCCTCGCGCAGTGGAGCTGGGAGGCGCCGGAGGAAGACGGCCAAGAAGCAGAATGCAGAACTATGAGCAGAGCAGAAATGCTTTCCAGTTTTCCTGGATAGGTTTCAATGAACGGGAGCACGAAGACAGCAGCAGTGCACACCAACAGTgcgaggttgaagaagaagcaGAGCAGGAGCAGTCCTCGAAAGAATGAACAGAGCTGAAGAAAAATCAACAAGATGCgacaggaggaggaagaagaagaagaagaacagataGATCACTGGAAGCTGGCAAGTGGGTATCTGGGGGAACCTTCACCTTGTCATAATCCTCTCATCTCATCTCCCACGAATGAATCATTAGCAGCTCAGTTGCGCCTAAACAAATGAGAAGCATGAGAAGATTCGGGCTGGCCAGCTCTGCTTCCTCGCTGCTTCACAGCAAGTACACGAACTCTGACACAGGCACGAGGGGGCGGGCGCGGGCACATGACTCCATTCCACCACACGAGGAGCTACGTAGAGGGTGACGTGTTCCCGCTGGCAGGTGGGGCTGGTACCAGATGGGCCCGGGATGTCAGAGTCGCTGCATGTGTACCCAGTCCGGTGTGGCAGTTGGAGACGGGATGCGCGCCTTAAATAACCCCTTTTGTTTGATTTCTGCTCCGCCTATCAGACCCAAGGCTTTTCGAGTTGTGTACTGCTCGCCCACCCCCACCGGCCTAGGCGTACGTGCTCCAGGAATTTGGCCGGGATTTGATGGCGTAAACAAACAAATCTGGGCCCatttagttttttattttatttttctcagACCCTATAAGAATTGAAATTTTCGGGAAATTTTAGaaatttgccacacttttctttgCACTTCTATCATTTGTCATTTTGTGTCTCACTGACATGTGGTGGTCACGTGGCAAATAATAGACACTTcaaagaaaagtgtggcaaatcaTAAAATATTCCGAAATTTTCATGCTGATGGATTAGAAATTATGAATTCGGATTTGTTTAACGAGCTTTGAGTAGAAAGGGACACAATCCCCCAAATTAATCCGTAGATGAAAaagtttcaaaccattccaaaaaAGAACAGCCCTGAATTTCAGAAACCGTGTTCCCCAAAAGCGACCGGCCGCCCTTTGGAACACATGAATCTCCGAGAAGAACCTCGGAGTGTGTTTGAACTTTGAAGTGGAAGCTATGCAACATCATTTTTGAAGCATATCTAATGTCTCTCCCCTTGCAGTCATATGAACTAGCAACTGGCCCGGCACTGAGGATGCTAATAATAGTTACCTTTTTGGTCGTGGGATCTCCATTCATCCCGAACATGCTATGGTCAAGAGCGGCTGAAGAAGCTCCAGACCTCACCCAGTATATAAAACTGCGTGTGCCCATCCATGTGCTCATGGCCCGATGCATGCACCCACCATCTGCATTGCTGCGATTTTGTAGGACAGGGCTTGATCCACATGCGCGTGCGTGCATGCACGAATCCGTTGCCCACACGGGCAAACTTGAATGGCGCCATCATATATCCACCAGAATAACCAGCACAACAGTATCGATTAATTCCTGGGCCATCCATGTCCCAGCAACAACCTCTCCCTCCTGTGCTACCTGCCTTCAGGCCGGTTTTGAGTCTCCAAATGTAACAGATCTATTCTGCCAGAAATCGGGGTAAAATTCGGCAATCCTAAGAAATTGAGCTCAAATTCGACTGCACACCGCATTGTATGCACTACTGTATAGGTTCCAACTCTGTTGTGTATGATGATCTGGAATGTAGTACAAGTGTTGCTGCTGTATCTTTGCGACGGACCCGCGCGGTCCGTTTAATTACTCAATGTAGGCGACAGTGCAGCCGTAGTTTAGGGGGCTCTCATCCTCGATCTTGGCCACCCGGGGATGGCTGCGGAGGATATCCAGAGCGCACTCCTTCACCGCGCCGGTGCCCATACCATGGACGATGAAGAGGACCTGGTAAGACCTGCACCCATCGATGGCCATCTGGAGCTCGTGGGACGCCTCAGCGACCCGCAGTCCCCTCAGGTCCACCGTGTTCTTGGACGTCTGCACGGCCGGGGTGAAGGAGATGCTGGCGCCCTGCGTTGCCTCTGCCGGAGACCGCTTCACTGTCCGTCCCTGACAGCACAGAAGCAAAATTAACCCATCAGAACGAGGACTGGTCCTACCGGGACAAGATTAAAACAGGTCACGATAATAGATAATGTTGACCACGCCAATCATACGCTATGTATGACAGTGCAGTTCAATTAAGGTGGATGCATGCACCAGTCTATCTTAGCTTGCAGTGGACCGATCTCTGGCCAGCCTAGCTTGTTCCACACTGCTGCATCTACCCGAACTAAATCCTAAATCATCAACACCAGCAAGTCAGATTCAATGCATCCTGTAGGGCTCGAGCTAACTTGGTTTCCCTGGCTTGCCATATTAGCATGCCACGTGGAGGATGGAGAGTATGCCGACATAAAGTAGGATGGTATATGTGCCCTCAGTGTGTGGTTCTAATGATAATGGCCAGCTTGTTGGGGAAAGCATGATATTGATATCAGTCTTACGGGTCATCCAGCCAAACTCAATAAAAAAGGGATGATATATGCAAGCCTAAAGTTGAGTCCCTATATCAATAAACTGGATTCACTGGCCTAGCATCTGCAACCCAGATTTGCTGAGAGGAGTAGAACTTTTAGAAGGAACAAGCAGCCCAAGAATACACCCCGTGTCGATGCAGAACAGTACACACTGGACCAACTGTTGAGTGCTAACTAGACATGCTTGCTCAGCTCAGCCTACACATACTGAAACAACCTAGATGTGAGTGAATGGCCCGGCAAAATATCACTTGGTGTATCATTTGGCAGCCACAACAGTGGAGAGGACACCATGGATTCTTTCCACAATTATCTCGATAAAATACACTACCAGATAAAGCATGACAGTGGCTAAAATATAAGTGGTTTCTAAAACATATCAGATCATATTATGTTGCATTGCTAAgtgaaaattaaaattaaaataaatctaAGTGAATGATCTATTAAAGAGCAGATGCAAAACCCACCTTTCTTTGTACGGAAGAAGCTGATGTTTCCTTTGTGTCTCTTTGGGCCAACTTCATCTTGTTATTCTTGGTCCGGGCCTTTATTTTCCCATATTGAACAATACAGCTCCCATCTTCACTGAGTATCTCAACAACAGTAGCCGTACTTCCCCCTCCCAGCCCTTCAACATAAACTTTGTCTCCAATTTGTGGAACATAAGAACTCTTGTTTTCATCGTCACTGAAAGTAAACTCAGTTGGCTGATGGGCAGCAGCTAATGAAGCAGTCGCAGCTTCTGCTTTCCTCATTGCTGAGTTGTACTGTTCCAGTTTCGAATTCTGAAGCTGAACTTCAAAGTTTTTGATTATCAGGTCCATCTGAGTCTTCACAAACTTCAACTCTTGTTGTACCTTCTGAGACTCTATTGCCCTCAAAGCAGCTACTCGGTTATCTAGGTCATCAGCTTCTGAAAGAATCTGGAAAATCAAATTATTATATAGCAAAACTTCAAGCAAAAACAAGAGTGTCCTTTTCAATACGATACAATGCTAATGTTAAAACAGATAGTAAGAGTAAATGATGTGCACCTCATTGTACAGACCCTCAACATCTGAAAGAACAGATGCTGCTTCATTTGCCTGAGACTCCAGAAGGTTCCGTTCGTCTCGTAGAGAGTCGTAAAGTAAACCTTGACGTTCCTTCTGTTTATCAGGCAATAATTTTTCGACCCATTCTTGTGCCCGATCAAGTATTTTCTGATCAAAACCAATTGACTTTGCAATGCTTAATGCATTTGAATTACCAGTACTGCCCCACAAGATTCGATATGTTGGTTTCAGAGTTTCCAAACAAAATTCCATTGCAGCATTCTCAAATCGATCATCAACAGATTTGAGACGACTTAGATCAGCATAATGGGTTGTCACGATGGCCAAGTTTAGTCTACTAGCAAGATACTTCAAAATGCTGGTTGAAAGGGATACACCTTCTGATGGATCAGTACCACTGCCAATCTCATCAATAAGAACAAGAGAGTCTTTCGATACAACTTGTACAATCTTGCGAAGACGTGATATGTTCCCACTGAAGGTAGAGAGGCTATTCTCCAGCGACTTCAATCCAGAAAACAGTTTGCATCAATAAGCATATTTGTCCGGCAAGTGATAAGACAAACTCTCTTCAAAAGACAGAAACTACCTGATGGTCACCAATGTCTGCAAGAACCTGATCAAACCACGGAAGCCTAGGCTTCCCTTTGGCTGGGAAGAACATTCCAGCCTTTGACATCAGAGAGGCCAATCCCAAGGTCTTCATAGTAGCGGTTTTACCTCCAGTGTTGGGTCCAGAGATCACAACTATCCTAGTATCGTTCTTCACACGCATGTCCAGCGGAACAGGCATCGCAGAGACACAGACTTCATCAGAAAGCTGTCCATTCCCCACTTCGGCATCTGATTCTTTCACAATTCCACGGAACTGCTCAAGAAGCAAAGGATGCTGAATGCCCTCGATAAATACTGAACATGCGCTGCTTGGGTCCAATCGAGTACTATTGTCCCTGTCACTGAAGGCTGGCCTCACACCATTTATCTGTAGGGCATATGAACCTCTAGCACAAGCCAGGTCCAGTTCCAATATTTTCCCCATCAAATGCCTGATCTTCAGTCGGGAAGCTGCTATCCTTGAAGTTAGCAAGCCCAATACTGCCAGCTCCTCGGCTCTCTCATCGCCTGCAAGTTTTACCTCCGTGTTGTTCAGCTGGACAGCATCTCTGGGCTCCATAAAGTACGTCGCACCAGAGCCACTGGAACTCAGAACAATTCCACCAGGGACCAAATGCTTGTGCGAAGCTTTAACACCAACACACATTCTAGAGCGGCGCCTAGTGACCAGAGGGCTGTCAACCCCACCGGCCTGGAAGATCTTCGTGGATGCATCTCTCAGCAGAGATTCTAACACGTCGATGTTCATCCTCCTTTCCTTGCGGATCGCTCCTAGTTTATCGCTGGCCTGGTCGAGGACCATCGAAAGGTTGGAGTCGAGGCAGAACTCTATCATCTGTACAAGTTCTGTCAAGAAGTCGCAGTCCTGCAGTATATCCACAAGAGGAGAGTACCTGTAGGAGCATGAATCAACTAAATATCTTCAGATTCTATGCGATCAGTGAAACTATGCAGCACAAACTAACTTGCATAACTTGATAATTTTTTTCCATAGGGGGCACTGCATTCGTAATTCAGAATTTAGCAGTGCTGTATTTCTACCAAATCACCTGGCATAGTGGCATATAGTATTAGCTCGACTGCATTTCCACAATTTAGCATGAACCAGCGCGCTTACCTCCCATCTGGCATCTCCTCGGCGAGCCCGTTGAGCTGCTCAAACACGCCTCGCGCGGCCCGGAGGCTGCGCCCGACGCCGCATATCTCCCTCACCGCGAGCAGTCGTCCCCGtgccgcggcggcgacgacggccgaCACGTCGCCCACGCCTCCGAAATCCAGCGGCGTCAACGACGATAGCAACGCCACCGCTGCGGCGGTCTGCTCGAGCAGCCGCTCGCTATCCTCCCGGCTCCGGCCGACGGGGACCCGGCCCTCCGCGCAGGCAGCGCGGCCCGCAGCGGTGGCGGCGAAGTCGGCCAGCCGCGCGCACACGCCGCCCCACTCGAGCGCGGACTCCGTCTCCAGGCgtagctcctccgccgcctccggaGTTTCCGACGAGGCGGGGGACGTTAGGGTTCGggagccggaggaggcggcggccgtgcTGAGGCGTAACGGGGAAGCGCGTGGAACGCGGAGGAGGCGGGTGGGGAGGCGAACCGTGGAATGGAGTGTCGAtgggaggaggagagcgaggtttgaggcggtggtggcggccaTGGCCGTCGGAGTGGAAGCGGGAGGTCTCCGCTTCCCGCCGGAGACGGAGGTGGGAGCTGGAACGCGCGGCTGCGCTCAGCCTTAtccaaaatacaaaagaaaataccgTTTCCTAGGGGCCTTCACGTACAGGGAAAATACGCTTCCTTCAGGGCTCAACGTAGAGCTAACATACGTCTGTAGTCTGTACGTGCTTGAGCTTCGCAAATTCAGATACAGTAGAAATAGAGCGTATGAAAATATTCAGGAAATCAGATGGACAACCCATAAAAGAAATGATTGGGGAACGGTTATTACTGCCATGCTTTGGAGCATTTGGTTATCAagaaataaaaaggtgtttgataacATAGATCTACCGGCCAACCTGCAAGGCAAGGGCTAGATTTCTGCAAACTTTGGGCTCTTAGAGcaagaaatgaagaaaaaacCGAGATCCGAAAATGGATTTCGGATTGGACAATGTAATTTTCATTCTAGACTCTTTTTTCTTCAAGAACCTCCTGTCGGCTCCTCCTTTACTTTGCATGGTTGTAAGACTATGAGCTGCCTTAGCTCACTGACAAGTTTTTCTATAAAAATGGTATGAGGTAGGGGTCAACCCCCTTCCGATgttggttcaaaaaaaaaatgtggcAGAATACTTCATTTTCCTTGCAAATATATTGTTAGAACTGTACTtccacatacaacaaatagaaGGGAGTAGTATACATCTGAATATTTCAGGC includes these proteins:
- the LOC124674527 gene encoding MLO-like protein 14 isoform X2, whose amino-acid sequence is MAGPEGTGAEATGEMRSLALTPTWSVATVLTLLVASSLIIERSIHRLSNWLKNTHRNPLYKAMEKMKEEMMLLGFISLLLAATSRIISGICIDSKYYNSKFSPCTKEEVEESLSAEHALIRKRNHIVDAILHHSFRRNLKAQYHHVQTCPKGYESFVSHEGLEQLHRFIFVMAVTHVTYSCLTMLLAILKVHTWRKWEDEAFRDNHESFSQIAYVSATRRQPPALTKSYSFRFWSQNNAVMWVFCFLAQFGQSVVRADYLILRKGFIMNHNLPPTYDFHNYMIRSMEEEFEKIVGVSGVLWGFVVAFMLFNIDGSNLYFWIAILPVALVLLVGAKLQHVIATLTSEGARLTSYGPRIKPRDDLFWFKKPKFLLWLIHFVLFQNAFELASFFWFWWQFGYDSCFIKNHLLVYCRLVLGFAGQFLCSYSTLPVYALVTQMGSKYKAALIPNRIRETMHGWGKAARKRRKKRRGDDSTIRTETSTVCSLDYDDEDDDDHGHSDDATPPRLPPYMKIELRPMRGGGGGIPRPGTPTHHIPIGMLPGSSSTPHGSSQHALLQRQSSASASAPSSPPRSSHGRGVTRSASMPGIATLVTTSGAGTPARLSDAHA
- the LOC124674527 gene encoding MLO-like protein 14 isoform X1; protein product: MHARACGSSPVLQNRSNADGGCMHRAMSTWMGTRSFIYWVRSGASSAALDHSMFGMNGDPTTKKWLKNTHRNPLYKAMEKMKEEMMLLGFISLLLAATSRIISGICIDSKYYNSKFSPCTKEEVEESLSAEHALIRKRNHIVDAILHHSFRRNLKAQYHHVQTCPKGYESFVSHEGLEQLHRFIFVMAVTHVTYSCLTMLLAILKVHTWRKWEDEAFRDNHESFSQIAYVSATRRQPPALTKSYSFRFWSQNNAVMWVFCFLAQFGQSVVRADYLILRKGFIMNHNLPPTYDFHNYMIRSMEEEFEKIVGVSGVLWGFVVAFMLFNIDGSNLYFWIAILPVALVLLVGAKLQHVIATLTSEGARLTSYGPRIKPRDDLFWFKKPKFLLWLIHFVLFQNAFELASFFWFWWQFGYDSCFIKNHLLVYCRLVLGFAGQFLCSYSTLPVYALVTQMGSKYKAALIPNRIRETMHGWGKAARKRRKKRRGDDSTIRTETSTVCSLDYDDEDDDDHGHSDDATPPRLPPYMKIELRPMRGGGGGIPRPGTPTHHIPIGMLPGSSSTPHGSSQHALLQRQSSASASAPSSPPRSSHGRGVTRSASMPGIATLVTTSGAGTPARLSDAHA
- the LOC124671068 gene encoding LOW QUALITY PROTEIN: endonuclease MutS2-like (The sequence of the model RefSeq protein was modified relative to this genomic sequence to represent the inferred CDS: deleted 1 base in 1 codon); translation: MPGLIDVHAHLDEPGRAEWEGFSTGTRAAAAGGITTLVDMPLNSFPSTVSKETLKLKLDAARDKLYVDVGFWGGLVPENALNPSKLESLLNAGVLGLKSFMCPSGINDFPMTNSTHIEEGLVTLAKYKRPLLIHAERIPDVASDDELNGELDPRSYATYLKSRPATWEESAIRDLKRAMQDTEVGGRSEGAHLHIVHLSDAETTLDLLKDAKQSGARLSIETCPHYLAFSAEEVPDGDTRFKCSPPIRNATNKENLWGALLDGHIDMLSSDHSPSTPDLKLMEEGNFMKAWGGISSLQFVLPVTWSHGKKYGITLNQLVSWWSEKPAELAGQKNKGAILPGYHADIVVWKPEAQFHLDDSHAVYHKHRNISAYLGKELSGHVLSTFVRGNLVFAEGKHAGAACGVTILAKWLSAAARSSSHLRLRREAETSRFHSDGHGRHHRLKPRSPPPIDTPFHGSPPHPPPPRSTRFPVTPQHGRRLLRLPNPNVPRLVGNSGGGGGATPGDGVRARVGRRVRAAGRLRRHRAGRAACAEGRVPVGRSREDSERLLEQTAAAVALLSSLTPLDFGGVGDVSAVVAAAARGRLLAVREICGVGRSLRAARGVFEQLNGLAEEMPDGRYSPLVDILQDCDFLTELVQMIEFCLDSNLSMVLDQASDKLGAIRKERRMNIDVLESLLRDASTKIFQAGGVDSPLVTRRRSRMCVGVKASHKHLVPGGIVLSSSGSGATYFMEPRDAVQLNNTEVKLAGDERAEELAVLGLLTSRIAASRLKIRHLMGKILELDLACARGSYALQINGVRPAFSDRDNSTRLDPSSACSVFIEGIQHPLLLEQFRGIVKESDAEVGNGQLSDEVCVSAMPVPLDMRVKNDTRIVVISGPNTGGKTATMKTLGLASLMSKAGMFFPAKGKPRLPWFDQVLADIGDHQSLENSLSTFSGNISRLRKIVQVVSKDSLVLIDEIGSGTDPSEGVSLSTSILKYLASRLNLAIVTTHYADLSRLKSVDDRFENAAMEFCLETLKPTYRILWGSTGNSNALSIAKSIGFDQKILDRAQEWVEKLLPDKQKERQGLLYDSLRDERNLLESQANEAASVLSDVEGLYNEILSEADDLDNRVAALRAIESQKVQQELKFVKTQMDLIIKNFEVQLQNSKLEQYNSAMRKAEAATASLAAAHQPTEFTFSDDENKSSYVPQIGDKVYVEGLGGGSTATVVEILSEDGSCIVQYGKIKARTKNNKMKLAQRDTKETSASSVQRKGRTVKRSPAEATQGASISFTPAVQTSKNTVDLRGLRVAEASHELQMAIDGCRSYQVLFIVHGMGTGAVKECALDILRSHPRVAKIEDESPLNYGCTVAYIE